One Chitinophaga sp. H8 DNA window includes the following coding sequences:
- a CDS encoding phosphodiester glycosidase family protein produces the protein MKRILLILGLTGLVAEATAQLHWRESADHNNHLPASVRVFETKDTLDGKPFQAFYLIADLKDKQLDFVTRTGDGKRFTPAQYAAKEGDNTLAVVNTTFFSFKDNSNLNLVISDGKVKAVNPKMIVNPTTAGKADTIYPTTGAFGISRQRQADIAWVYNVGRKDKPFAYSAPAAPITTPDGQVQYNRPSRKYPSGGHRWRMRQAVGGGPILVQDGKVFITSKEEHKFGYAEQDMHPRTAIGYTKDHKLILLAVEGRHKGIADGASLPQLADIMISLGCVEALNLDGGGSSCLYVAGKNTIYPSDKGAQRPVPAVLVIKKR, from the coding sequence TTGAAAAGGATATTGTTAATACTGGGATTAACAGGATTGGTGGCAGAGGCTACAGCACAGTTACATTGGCGGGAATCTGCTGATCATAACAACCATCTGCCAGCTTCTGTTCGTGTGTTTGAAACTAAAGATACGCTGGATGGAAAGCCTTTCCAGGCTTTTTATCTTATTGCAGATCTGAAAGATAAACAACTTGATTTCGTAACCCGTACCGGAGATGGCAAACGTTTTACCCCTGCTCAATATGCAGCAAAAGAAGGGGATAATACACTGGCAGTCGTTAACACTACTTTCTTCTCTTTTAAGGATAATAGTAATCTGAACTTAGTAATATCTGATGGAAAAGTTAAGGCAGTAAATCCTAAAATGATCGTCAACCCGACAACAGCCGGGAAAGCTGATACGATCTATCCTACTACAGGCGCATTTGGAATATCAAGACAACGGCAAGCGGATATTGCCTGGGTGTATAATGTGGGCAGGAAAGATAAGCCCTTTGCATATTCAGCGCCTGCTGCTCCCATCACTACTCCTGATGGCCAGGTGCAATATAACCGCCCTTCCCGCAAATATCCATCTGGTGGTCACAGATGGCGTATGCGTCAGGCAGTAGGAGGAGGGCCGATATTGGTACAGGATGGCAAAGTGTTTATTACCAGCAAGGAAGAACATAAATTTGGGTATGCTGAGCAGGATATGCATCCCAGAACCGCTATTGGCTATACGAAAGATCATAAACTCATCCTACTAGCTGTTGAAGGACGGCATAAAGGTATTGCAGATGGGGCCTCTCTACCTCAGCTCGCGGATATTATGATCAGTCTGGGCTGTGTGGAAGCGCTTAACCTGGATGGTGGTGGTTCTTCCTGCTTGTATGTAGCTGGGAAGAATACGATTTATCCTTCCGATAAAGGTGCCCAAAGACCTGTACCTGCAGTACTGGTTATTAAAAAGAGATAA
- a CDS encoding neutral/alkaline non-lysosomal ceramidase N-terminal domain-containing protein, which yields MKMHAKVMNVQHATYSFGAGVFFRLIIVLAFLLYAAGLTAKTPGSKTPGVFRAAVVKIDITPNSPKMLLGYQARQSTGVHDRIYHRIIALDDGVNQFFLVSSDICVISPSEYDHVAGLLQQQLGINPQNFWWSLTHTHSAPEVGVPGLPAVFMGERYKHPVDTAYTREVEEKLINGIIEARKNLAAAKLGVGWGFSQANINRRAIDENGKASLGMNPDGEVDRRIGLMRIDKADGTPLVLISNYPIHGTVLGGTNLDISADVPGLVSEYIEEKTGVPLLFINGAAGNLAPIYSTYPNIRSSHLGEFRVLLGDKILAANKLITTTTGTVKLNTGSLMVETPRRAGLGWPEDMGKYSRTSKTGDNTILLPIRFLKINEDIAIWSAPVELFCEISNAVRESSPFPFTFYFGYTNGWLGYLPSEDQFKYGGYEVETVCPFTPSVQKDLTEAVVGYLHGEMRSMATK from the coding sequence ATGAAAATGCACGCTAAAGTAATGAACGTTCAACATGCAACGTATAGCTTCGGGGCCGGTGTTTTTTTCAGGCTGATTATTGTGCTGGCTTTCCTGCTATATGCGGCAGGACTTACGGCTAAAACACCTGGCAGCAAAACGCCTGGGGTTTTCCGTGCTGCGGTTGTAAAGATTGATATCACTCCTAACAGTCCAAAAATGCTGTTAGGTTATCAGGCACGGCAATCTACGGGTGTTCATGACCGTATTTACCACCGGATCATTGCGTTGGATGATGGGGTTAACCAGTTCTTTTTAGTGTCTTCTGATATCTGCGTTATCTCCCCTTCAGAATATGATCATGTGGCTGGATTATTGCAACAGCAGTTGGGCATCAACCCGCAAAACTTCTGGTGGTCATTAACACATACACATTCCGCACCTGAGGTGGGCGTACCGGGATTACCAGCCGTTTTTATGGGAGAACGTTACAAACATCCTGTGGACACTGCCTATACCAGAGAAGTAGAAGAGAAGCTGATTAATGGGATCATAGAAGCGCGCAAAAACCTGGCAGCAGCTAAGTTGGGCGTTGGATGGGGCTTTTCACAAGCCAATATAAACCGGCGGGCTATCGATGAAAACGGTAAGGCCTCTTTAGGGATGAACCCGGATGGGGAGGTAGATCGTCGGATAGGTTTAATGCGGATAGACAAAGCCGACGGGACTCCGCTGGTGCTGATCTCCAATTATCCTATTCACGGAACAGTACTGGGTGGTACCAACCTCGATATCAGTGCGGATGTACCAGGACTGGTATCTGAATATATAGAAGAAAAAACTGGTGTGCCCTTGCTTTTTATTAATGGTGCTGCCGGCAACCTGGCACCTATCTATAGTACCTATCCCAACATCAGATCAAGTCATCTGGGAGAATTTCGTGTATTGTTGGGCGATAAGATCCTGGCTGCCAATAAGCTGATCACTACTACCACAGGTACGGTGAAGTTAAATACCGGCTCCCTCATGGTGGAAACACCCCGGAGAGCCGGGCTGGGCTGGCCGGAAGATATGGGCAAATATTCCCGTACTTCCAAAACAGGGGATAATACCATCCTGTTGCCCATCAGGTTTTTGAAGATCAATGAAGACATCGCGATATGGAGTGCACCTGTTGAATTATTCTGTGAGATCTCGAATGCCGTACGTGAAAGCTCTCCTTTCCCCTTTACTTTTTATTTTGGCTACACCAACGGATGGCTTGGATACCTCCCCAGTGAAGACCAGTTTAAATACGGTGGATACGAAGTGGAAACGGTATGTCCGTTTACCCCTTCGGTTCAAAAAGACCTTACAGAAGCCGTTGTTGGCTATCTGCATGGCGAAATGCGGTCTATGGCCACGAAATAA
- a CDS encoding alpha/beta hydrolase family protein: MLRYIKSAFSVCFMLALSGGVAYGQIDPSQLCKGKYWTEEQGKEKLQEFAKSYHDKASWETRKEKIRQNILLGAGLTPMPEKTPLNPIVRDKKVMDGYTVENVAFESRPGFWVTGNLYRPLKVKGKVPGILCPHGHWEDGRFRDDMQLRCAAMAKMGAVVFAYDMVGFGESTQSDHKNPLLVKMQTWNSIRAVDFITSLKGVDEKRIAVTGASGGGTQSFLLAAVDNRIAVSAPVVMVAAHFFGGCVCESGMPIHKAPGLQTNNVEIAACAAPRPMIIVSDGDDWTRNTPDVEYPYIKHIYSFYKADDRVENVHLANEEHDYGISKRLAVYHFFAKHLGLHLKKVEDKNGKIDESFIQIIPKEKLSVFNNEHPRPANAATGNEAVAALFTGK; encoded by the coding sequence ATGTTAAGATATATTAAATCAGCCTTCAGTGTATGTTTTATGTTGGCCTTATCCGGCGGGGTTGCTTACGGACAGATCGATCCAAGCCAGCTATGTAAGGGAAAATACTGGACAGAAGAACAGGGTAAGGAAAAGCTACAGGAATTTGCAAAGAGTTATCATGATAAAGCGAGCTGGGAAACCAGGAAGGAAAAGATCCGGCAAAATATTTTGCTGGGCGCAGGATTAACACCGATGCCTGAAAAAACACCCCTTAACCCGATTGTCCGGGATAAAAAAGTAATGGATGGATATACCGTTGAAAACGTAGCCTTCGAAAGCAGGCCCGGCTTTTGGGTAACTGGTAACCTGTACCGGCCTTTGAAGGTAAAGGGTAAAGTGCCTGGAATTTTGTGTCCGCATGGGCATTGGGAGGATGGTCGTTTCCGCGATGATATGCAGTTACGTTGTGCTGCGATGGCAAAAATGGGGGCTGTTGTATTTGCATATGACATGGTTGGGTTTGGAGAATCTACACAAAGCGATCATAAAAACCCGCTTCTGGTAAAGATGCAGACCTGGAACAGTATCCGGGCAGTGGATTTCATAACTTCCTTAAAGGGTGTAGACGAAAAACGTATCGCAGTTACCGGCGCTTCCGGTGGCGGCACACAATCTTTTTTACTCGCTGCTGTAGATAACAGAATTGCTGTTTCGGCTCCTGTGGTGATGGTGGCTGCCCATTTCTTTGGTGGCTGTGTTTGTGAAAGTGGCATGCCCATTCACAAAGCCCCTGGCTTGCAGACAAATAATGTAGAGATCGCAGCCTGCGCTGCACCAAGACCTATGATCATCGTTTCTGATGGTGACGATTGGACAAGGAATACCCCTGATGTAGAATACCCCTATATCAAACATATCTACTCATTTTACAAGGCGGATGACCGGGTGGAAAATGTTCATCTGGCCAATGAAGAACATGATTATGGCATTTCTAAACGACTGGCAGTGTATCACTTTTTTGCCAAGCACCTAGGGCTGCATCTCAAAAAGGTGGAAGATAAAAATGGTAAGATCGATGAGTCATTTATACAAATAATTCCCAAAGAAAAATTATCCGTATTCAACAACGAACATCCAAGACCCGCCAATGCCGCTACAGGCAATGAAGCAGTGGCAGCATTGTTTACAGGAAAATAA